The Jannaschia sp. GRR-S6-38 genomic interval GGGCGTCGGGCTGTCGGTGGCCCTGCTCGCAGGATTCTCGGCGATCCTGATCTGGGGCGCGCAATGGCTGGTCGGCCCCTCGGTCACGCTGCCCTGGCTGGGCGAGGTCACCTGGCTCGACAACGCGGCGGGCTGGGCGGCGGTGCCCTTCACGCTGATCGCCTCGATCTTCCTGATGGTGCCGGTCGCCTCGGCCTTCACCGGGCTCTTCCTCGACCGGATCGCCGATGCGGTCGAGGCGCGGCATTATCCCGGCCTGCCGCCCGCGCGGCGGCAGGGCTGGGGCGAGATGCTGCGCGAGAGCGCGGGCTTCCTGGGGCTCGTGGTGGGCGTGAACCTGCTGGCGCTGGTGGCCTATCTTGTGCTCGCCCCGCTCGCGCTCTTCATCTTCTGGGCGGTGAACGGCTTCCTTCTGGGCCGCGAATACGCGCAGCTGGTCGCGGCGCGGCATCTGAGCCAGGCGGAGGCGGCGGGCTTCCGCACCCGCTATCGCGGCCGGATCTGGGGCCTGGGCGTGCTGATGGCGGTCCCGCTCTCGGTGCCGGTTCTGAACCTGCTGGTCCCGGTCGTCGGCGCGGCGGCCTTCACCCACCTCTTCCACCGCATCCAGGCCAGCGCGGCGCGGTGATCAGCCCTCGACCTCGCGCCCGGTCACCGCGCGCAGGCTGTCGATGGTGATCAGGCCCGAGGTGATGAGCCATATCAGAACGCCCCAGATCACCAGCGCGATGGCCGTCGCGATGAAGAGCTTCCGGCCCAGCCGGAAATCAGCGGGGCTGGAGGAATGCGTGCCGGGCACGCGCTCGCCCCGGTCGCCCTGCGTGTCCTGCCCGAGCTGCAGCATCAGCAGGAACACCATGGCCCAGACCATGGCGAAGACGACGAAGGCGGAGAAAATGGACATCAGACCTGCTCCAGCTCGACCAGCGTGCCGGTGAAGTCCTTCGGGTGCAGGAACAGGACCGGCTTGCCATGCGCGCCGATCTTCGGCTCGCCCGAGCCCAGCACGCGCGCGCCCGAGGCGGTCAGTCGGTCGCGGGCCTCGAGGATGTCCTCGACCTCGTAGCAGATGTGATGGATGCCGCCCGACGGGTTCTTTTCGAGAAATCCCGCGATCGGGGAGCCCTCGCCCAACGGGTGCAGAAGCTCGATCTTGGTGTTGGGCAATTCGATGAAGACGACCGTCACGCCATGATCGGGCTCGTCCTGCGGCGCGCCGACCTTCGCGCCCAGCGTGTCGCGATATTGCGCGGTCGCCGCGTCGAGGTCGGGCACGGCGATGGCCACGTGGTTCAGACGTCCGATCATAGGGGCCTCCTGTCCGGGTCGCGCCGTTATGGGTGGGGGTCGCGGGAAGGGCAAGATCGCGCCCGGCCCTTCACCTTTCATTAGGGACAAACGCGGCAATCTGCCTCCGACGCCACACCCCCGGAGGAGACGACGCGATGGACGAACTCGCCCTGATGGCCCGCCCGGCCCCGACCCCGAGCCGCCCGCTTCTGGGGCAGACCGTCCTTCTGGTCGAGGACAGCCGCTTCGCGTCGGAGGCGGTGCGCCTCCTGGCGCTGCGCTCCGGCGCGCGGATCCGACGGGCCGATTGCGTGGCCAGCGCCGACCGGCACCTGAACACCTATCGCGCGGGAATCGCCATTGTCGATCTGGGCCTGCCCGATGGCGACGGGCTGGAGTTGATCGGCCGGCTGGCCGCCGCGGGGCAGCGGCCCGACGTGATCCTCGCCACCTCGGGGCGTGCGCGCGAGGAGG includes:
- a CDS encoding EI24 domain-containing protein, whose amino-acid sequence is MIGDILRALSQLGDPRFRGVLLAGVGLSVALLAGFSAILIWGAQWLVGPSVTLPWLGEVTWLDNAAGWAAVPFTLIASIFLMVPVASAFTGLFLDRIADAVEARHYPGLPPARRQGWGEMLRESAGFLGLVVGVNLLALVAYLVLAPLALFIFWAVNGFLLGREYAQLVAARHLSQAEAAGFRTRYRGRIWGLGVLMAVPLSVPVLNLLVPVVGAAAFTHLFHRIQASAAR
- a CDS encoding DUF1467 family protein, translated to MSIFSAFVVFAMVWAMVFLLMLQLGQDTQGDRGERVPGTHSSSPADFRLGRKLFIATAIALVIWGVLIWLITSGLITIDSLRAVTGREVEG
- the mce gene encoding methylmalonyl-CoA epimerase; translated protein: MIGRLNHVAIAVPDLDAATAQYRDTLGAKVGAPQDEPDHGVTVVFIELPNTKIELLHPLGEGSPIAGFLEKNPSGGIHHICYEVEDILEARDRLTASGARVLGSGEPKIGAHGKPVLFLHPKDFTGTLVELEQV